The Ostrea edulis chromosome 1, xbOstEdul1.1, whole genome shotgun sequence genomic sequence AGTTTGGCgttaacgtacatgtatatccaatgTGATAGTACACCATGCAGGTTTGTTTACTTGTTTGCCAAATCCTTTATCTGCTGTCCTGGCTCTGTCtccataaaatgaaattgacatCATTTAAATGTACTCAATAATCTATTCCATGAGATATTGTTTATAAGTCAACAAAATTCATGTTGCGAATGcaatgcaatatttgtatctgTTGATGCGTACTCGTATATGTATTGTCTTACactcattttacaattataGCTTTTCAATCTTTTCTCAGATCTGAAAACAGACTTGGAGAATGTTGTCTGAATTTTCATAAAGCAGGCGATGGATCATGTCAAAGTATTAGCATAACTCATATCTattattatgtatcattgaatCAAGGtcaatcaattaaattagaaaaataataTTGATCGGAGGAAAACAAATGCTGATctgtacaaaaaaaaacccaacaaaaacaacaacaacaacaacccagCACCTCTTTCTTTCATGTCTATCATGGCAACTGCAtcacttattttcattttcaatagaATGCCCAATGGGAACGCATGGAGTGAACTGTAGTTCAGAGTGTCCCCCTGGCTACTATGGACTGTTTTGTCTTGAGAAATGTAACTGTTCAGATGATAAATGCAACTCCGTAGAAGGCTGTAGAGAATATTCAGGTTTGCATTGACTGGGCATTAAAGTTTCTTaagattaattttaaaaaatgcaaggTCATAATCACATATTTAGTTATAGATGTAATACGGAGAACAAACTCATTTGTATCAAGGAACAAGACACAATGATAAAGGAATTACCGGAACAAGAGAAAGATCGGTATGGGAGAATATAACACATATCTTGATTGGGTCCATTTCCACGGCTGTCGTTGTGGCGGGACTGTTTTATCTGAAATCTAGGTAATTTCCTTTAAAACGGATATTAATTGtctaaaatatctatatattattaAACAAAAGTTATCCATTGCAGATTCAAAAGGGTTAGAAAGGAAAGGGAGATGAGAAATACTGACTTTCCAAGTGAGtttgaatatcaaatttaaagatTATTAAAAGAATACCTCTTTAGGTTGATTGTATTATGGAGGTATTGTAAAACTTCTACggtaacaattttgatgcaccagatgcgcatttcgacaaataatgtctcttcagtgatgcccaaGCCGAagttttggaaattcgaaataaaaatacacttgtaagagctaaaaggaaaactatagagtgccaaaaaaactggagccaaattcatccaaggataagagctatgtatgagggagagaattcttatatttgaaatcaatttctaaattttatcccagaaattaaatatacatccgtattttcaagctagtaaggaagtatttagctactgggctgtatatAAACAATAGCTGTACTTATCTTGTGTTTCCATTGGTTTAATAAACTTTTTAATACAACCaacatgcatatatacattCCAGTATGTAATAGATAGGTTATATACATTATAGTATGTAATAGACAGGTTATATACATTCTAGTATGTAATAGACAGGTTATATACATTCTAGTATGTAATAGATAGGTTATATACATTCTAGAATGTAATAGACAGGTTATATACATACTAGTATGTAATAGACAGGTTATATACATTCTAGAATGTAATAGACAGGTTATATACATACTAGTATGTAATAGATAGGTTATATACATACTAGTATGTAATAGACAGATTATATACATTCTAGTATGTAATAGACAGATTATATACATTCTAGTATGTAATAGACAGGTTATATACATTCTAGTATGTAATAGATAGGTTATATACATACTAGTATGTAATAGACAGGTTATATACATTCTAGTGTGTAATACACAGGTTATATACATTCTAGTGTGTAATAGACAGGTTATATACATACTAGTATGTAATAGACAGGTTATATACATTCTAGTATGTAATATACAGGTTATATACATACTAGTATGTAATAGACAGGTTATATACATACTAGTATGTAATAGACAGGTTATATACATACTAGTATGTAATAGACAGGTTATATACATTCTAGTGTGTAATAGACAGGTTATATACATTCTAGTATGTAATAGACAGGTTATATACATTCTAGTATGTAATAGATAGGTTATATACATTCTAGTATGTAATAGATAGGTTATATACATTCTGGTATGTAATAGACAGATTATATACATTCTATTATGTAATAGATAGGTTATATACATTCTAGTATGTAATAGACAGATTATATACATTCTAGTATGTAATAGATAGGTTATATACATTCTAGTATGTAATAGATAGGTTGTTTGGTCAAGTTGAAACGGCAGGCATTTTATTGAGAAATACGATGTACTTAAAAAACCATATGCTTGCTGTCGAGAAAACATTAGCAAACGTAAAGATagaaatataatttaattcttattgtatccttgtatctgattggtcaaattccctTTGAGGAgcgcaggttatttttgtataacctggtttggtatggggacacacccccttgacaaccagaagccagaagaattctttttttctctctctaaattcACATTGCAGCACGGTTTTCAGCCTTCTTTGGAATggaaagtcaacgtgtacaataagatacttcggtttgatacacatactgttttctcgttgtcaattagcatctacttgtacgctGATCACTCTTGTAAATCACCTTTCTCTGTATGATGATCgaataaatttaaaatagattaaaacaaagatgttatattcaaattaatgatttaccaagtaagaattgtcctgttcattttcaaatacatttctcactgggaaAAGGGAGGGGGGTGTTTCATTGCTGATccgcctttcaacaaagcaaacaaaaaaatcatacgtcacattttaccaCATGACGTCAGTCACATTGACATGTAGATCGCGATTTa encodes the following:
- the LOC125664037 gene encoding protein draper-like, coding for MFIRVLNCIIFSLALTYMYIQCDSTPCRSENRLGECCLNFHKAGDGSCQKCPMGTHGVNCSSECPPGYYGLFCLEKCNCSDDKCNSVEGCREYSGTRHNDKGITGTRERSVWENITHILIGSISTAVVVAGLFYLKSRFKRVRKEREMRNTDFPNPGSNNEDEVPEQDHLSGTASTHRTESIYEENQYTDMRLSRMIEIHTEVNISENSLQTLVDELENEARNRRENDSIQTLQTQNEERYTVNRYKEENEYGHFSDSCQYSVLSLRRNIQPDYPIEMNN